One Desulfovibrio sp. genomic window carries:
- a CDS encoding DUF4338 domain-containing protein, with protein sequence MLLDTNKATKTASLVDAITNRLEFYKALSSREYTFAKKFEEIQANKNKYSQSDLDSVKAMIFNPEDPSDVMNIKPKLIYVDSTNKSGMKTFQILRTFCTAHENVNRIGRALRYLVIDEATNKYLGIIHVCSDMALLSKRNKYLGIDKQINARDWECLKNIASCYTLVPMQPFGFNYAGGKLITLLAGSEVIEQDWNRKYKEKLVGLSTTSLYGSFSQYTNLKHWKKTGELQSQVSYKLPDNEYELAKDWLNDIEPEKHFDFFERKHASGKGPYIRDNKNKFHQYVFKKLGFKKTDYECSHARGTFFCSLFNESPEFLQGNINYEKLTRRYDNSVESLTAMWKERYAKKRLEKLEQSGNLKSEILFYDGMLNAENWNKAKTLYLNW encoded by the coding sequence ATGTTACTTGATACCAACAAAGCCACTAAAACCGCTAGCCTCGTTGATGCAATCACTAATCGCCTTGAGTTCTACAAAGCCTTATCCTCTCGCGAGTACACTTTTGCAAAGAAGTTTGAAGAGATCCAGGCGAATAAGAATAAGTATTCCCAGTCTGACCTTGATTCTGTCAAAGCTATGATCTTCAACCCTGAAGATCCGTCTGATGTAATGAACATAAAACCTAAATTGATCTATGTTGATTCTACCAACAAGTCTGGAATGAAGACTTTCCAGATTCTCCGTACCTTCTGTACTGCTCACGAGAACGTGAACAGAATCGGTAGAGCCTTGCGCTATCTGGTCATTGACGAAGCTACAAACAAGTATCTTGGTATTATCCATGTTTGTTCTGATATGGCATTGCTCTCCAAACGCAACAAGTATCTTGGCATTGATAAGCAGATCAATGCCCGTGACTGGGAATGCCTGAAGAACATTGCCTCTTGCTACACCCTTGTTCCAATGCAGCCGTTTGGATTCAACTATGCTGGTGGCAAGCTCATTACTTTGCTTGCTGGCAGTGAGGTGATCGAACAGGACTGGAATAGGAAGTACAAGGAGAAGCTCGTAGGTTTATCGACTACGAGTCTATATGGCAGTTTCTCGCAGTATACCAATCTGAAGCATTGGAAGAAGACTGGAGAGCTCCAGAGCCAGGTTTCGTACAAGTTGCCTGACAATGAGTATGAACTAGCCAAAGACTGGTTGAATGACATTGAGCCTGAAAAGCACTTTGACTTCTTTGAGAGGAAACATGCAAGCGGCAAAGGACCGTATATCCGAGACAACAAGAACAAGTTCCACCAGTACGTCTTCAAAAAGCTTGGATTCAAGAAAACAGACTACGAGTGCTCTCATGCTCGTGGAACGTTCTTCTGTTCATTGTTCAATGAAAGCCCTGAGTTCTTACAGGGGAATATCAACTACGAGAAATTGACTCGGAGATATGATAACTCAGTAGAGTCTCTGACCGCTATGTGGAAAGAACGCTATGCCAAGAAGCGCCTAGAGAAGCTTGAACAGAGTGGAAACCTCAAGTCTGAGATCCTGTTCTATGATGGTATGCTCAACGCTGAAAACTGGAACAAGGCGAAGACTCTTTATTTGAATTGGTAA
- a CDS encoding DNA cytosine methyltransferase produces the protein MKYIESLDSLLRPKDKASYLALDLFAGCGGMALGFEANGFETVGYESDPDCCSTYKSNLMGSCENVYLDKNFQFQNADIVIGGPPCQPFSVGGNQKGVKDKRNGVPVFIEAVRQTKPKLFVFENVRGLLYKNNWYLDTIVKEFMAMGYVVDFRLMNAKHFGVPQNRERLIVVGHNGSYKFPTELTTLVSAGEALGDLACSVPPGSRFLNESMDRYVKKYEDASCCVTPRDLHLNKPSRTITCRNLAGATGDMMRVKLKDGRRRRLVAREAARLQSFPDWFEFIGNETSVFNQIGNAVPPMLSYHIASSVKSYLQLYSSTSPAIVSRRYEQQVAMNI, from the coding sequence ATGAAATATATTGAGTCTTTAGATTCACTTCTACGCCCTAAAGACAAAGCATCATATCTGGCTTTAGATCTTTTTGCTGGATGCGGCGGCATGGCTCTAGGTTTTGAAGCTAATGGATTTGAAACTGTAGGCTATGAATCAGATCCAGATTGTTGTTCGACGTATAAGAGTAACCTCATGGGTTCTTGTGAAAACGTTTACTTGGACAAAAATTTTCAATTTCAAAACGCAGATATTGTTATTGGCGGACCTCCTTGTCAGCCTTTTAGTGTTGGCGGTAATCAAAAAGGTGTCAAAGACAAGAGAAATGGTGTTCCCGTCTTTATTGAGGCTGTCCGACAAACTAAACCCAAGCTTTTTGTGTTTGAGAATGTTCGCGGATTACTCTACAAGAACAATTGGTACCTGGATACTATTGTCAAAGAGTTTATGGCTATGGGATATGTAGTTGATTTCAGGCTAATGAACGCAAAACACTTTGGTGTCCCACAAAATAGAGAACGGTTGATTGTGGTTGGTCACAATGGTTCGTATAAATTCCCAACTGAATTGACTACTTTAGTCAGCGCTGGTGAAGCGTTAGGTGATCTTGCATGCTCTGTTCCTCCAGGTTCTAGGTTTTTGAATGAAAGCATGGACAGGTATGTAAAGAAATATGAGGATGCATCTTGCTGCGTTACTCCAAGAGACTTGCACCTCAATAAACCGTCTAGAACCATTACATGTAGAAATCTTGCTGGTGCAACTGGCGATATGATGCGAGTCAAGCTGAAGGATGGCAGACGTCGGCGACTCGTAGCAAGAGAAGCTGCTAGGCTTCAAAGTTTTCCAGATTGGTTTGAATTCATTGGCAACGAAACTAGTGTATTCAATCAGATTGGAAATGCTGTGCCACCAATGCTTTCATACCACATCGCTAGTTCCGTAAAATCTTACCTTCAGCTCTACAGTTCGACCAGTCCGGCAATTGTTTCTCGGAGATATGAACAACAAGTAGCTATGAACATCTAA
- a CDS encoding DUF4338 domain-containing protein has protein sequence MLLDSDKANKTKILVDTISRKLGYYNHMTSREYTLAKKFEEIQGKSGKYKQTELDAVKRMIFNPSDPSEVLNIKPKLTYVNSSMKSGMKTFQILRTFCTAHENVSRIGRALRYLVTDEVTGKYIGMIHISSDMAQLGPRNKYLGISEQINSRDWKCLDHIANCYTLVPMQPFGYNYMGGKLISLLASSNVVENDWNKAYGDKLVGLSTTSLYGSFSQYSNLKYWRKTGHLDSTVAFKLPDVEFEMLKNWAKEYDYEKYYYYMEKKKPSGMPFVRDNKNRFLQYMFRKLGFKTNDFQCSHQRGTFFCSLFNETPEFLQGKTDFESLTRRYDNSVESLTAMWKERYAKKRLEKLEQSGNLKSEILFYDGMLSTENWDDAKSLYLTA, from the coding sequence ATGTTACTTGATTCTGATAAAGCCAATAAAACCAAAATACTTGTTGATACAATCTCCAGAAAGCTTGGTTACTACAACCATATGACTTCCCGTGAGTACACCCTTGCAAAGAAGTTTGAAGAAATCCAAGGGAAAAGCGGTAAGTATAAACAAACCGAACTGGATGCGGTGAAAAGGATGATTTTCAATCCTTCTGATCCATCAGAGGTTTTGAATATCAAGCCTAAGTTGACTTATGTAAACTCTTCAATGAAGTCTGGGATGAAGACTTTCCAGATTCTCCGTACGTTTTGTACAGCCCATGAAAATGTTAGCAGAATTGGAAGAGCTTTACGCTACTTGGTCACCGACGAAGTGACTGGTAAATATATTGGTATGATACACATCAGCTCTGACATGGCACAGCTTGGTCCCCGTAACAAGTACCTGGGTATATCGGAGCAAATCAATTCCCGCGACTGGAAGTGTCTCGATCATATTGCAAACTGCTATACGCTCGTCCCGATGCAGCCGTTTGGATATAATTACATGGGTGGAAAACTCATTTCTTTGCTTGCATCCAGTAATGTGGTCGAAAACGACTGGAACAAAGCGTATGGAGACAAGCTTGTTGGACTTTCAACAACAAGCCTCTATGGAAGTTTTTCCCAGTACTCTAACCTCAAATACTGGAGAAAAACAGGTCACCTCGACAGCACAGTAGCCTTCAAACTACCTGACGTTGAGTTTGAAATGTTGAAGAACTGGGCAAAAGAATATGACTATGAAAAGTACTATTACTATATGGAGAAAAAGAAACCGAGCGGAATGCCCTTTGTGCGCGACAACAAGAACCGCTTCTTACAGTATATGTTTCGTAAGCTCGGTTTCAAGACCAATGACTTCCAGTGCTCACATCAGCGCGGCACGTTCTTTTGTTCCTTGTTCAATGAAACCCCCGAGTTTTTACAGGGGAAAACCGACTTTGAAAGCCTGACTCGGAGGTATGACAACTCGGTAGAGTCTCTGACCGCTATGTGGAAAGAGCGTTATGCCAAGAAGCGCCTTGAAAAGCTTGAACAGAGCGGCAATCTCAAGTCTGAGATCCTCTTCTACGATGGTATGCTCAGCACTGAGAACTGGGATGATGCGAAGTCACTCTACCTGACCGCCTAA
- a CDS encoding restriction endonuclease has translation MKALIAQACGILHSLGIPIEKLSPRRAEMAALCFLAVAGVFKGNWKDAKDITDGIDLKTRDIIDIINKNFKENISSGSYDDIRRKHLKLTVLAGIITRTKPESARNSPTRGYALSSEFSGLIRSYGDADFDQKVVDFFKTRKKLSDELGATRNIEKMQVKISSEVVLGLSPGEHNILQKAIIDDFLPRFGYGAEVLYLGDAANKSLYIDATTLKSLGFFELKHGELPDVIAYSKEKNWIYLVEAVHSFGPISQVRLKELKELVADCSADVVYVTAFLTRESFRKFIKDVAWETEVWIADAPDHMIHFDGEKFLGPY, from the coding sequence ATGAAGGCGTTGATTGCTCAGGCATGTGGGATTTTGCACAGTCTTGGCATTCCCATTGAAAAATTATCTCCACGCAGGGCTGAAATGGCTGCTCTGTGTTTTTTAGCTGTTGCTGGTGTTTTCAAAGGCAATTGGAAAGATGCAAAAGACATAACTGACGGCATCGACTTGAAAACAAGAGATATAATCGACATTATCAATAAAAATTTCAAGGAAAACATTTCTTCTGGGTCGTATGATGATATTAGAAGGAAGCATCTAAAGCTGACAGTGCTTGCTGGAATTATCACAAGAACTAAGCCAGAAAGCGCTAGAAACAGCCCCACTCGAGGATATGCGTTGAGTTCTGAGTTTTCAGGTCTGATTAGGTCTTATGGTGATGCTGACTTTGACCAGAAAGTTGTGGACTTTTTCAAAACCAGAAAAAAACTCTCTGATGAGTTAGGCGCTACTCGAAACATAGAGAAGATGCAGGTGAAGATTTCTTCAGAAGTTGTTCTTGGTCTAAGTCCAGGCGAGCATAACATTCTACAAAAAGCGATAATCGATGATTTCCTTCCAAGATTTGGCTACGGTGCAGAGGTTTTATATCTTGGAGATGCTGCAAACAAATCTCTTTATATCGACGCAACAACACTCAAAAGTTTAGGTTTTTTTGAATTGAAGCATGGAGAGCTTCCAGACGTTATTGCATATTCAAAAGAAAAAAACTGGATATATCTTGTCGAGGCAGTGCATTCATTCGGTCCTATTTCTCAGGTTAGGCTCAAGGAACTAAAAGAACTTGTCGCAGATTGTTCTGCCGATGTTGTTTATGTTACTGCTTTTTTGACACGAGAATCGTTTCGGAAGTTCATCAAGGATGTTGCTTGGGAAACTGAAGTTTGGATTGCAGACGCACCAGATCACATGATCCATTTTGACGGTGAAAAATTCTTGGGACCATACTGA
- the vsr gene encoding DNA mismatch endonuclease Vsr — MDIFSKEKRSEIMSRIRSKDTAPEKAVRSLLHSLGYRFRLHQRNLPGIPDLVFRKYKLAVFVHGCFWHGHKCKAGTKQVKTNTEYWTNKIRSNIERDSNNIALLSQLGWKVVVVWECCVQKGAIDVRRMFMNCTQ; from the coding sequence ATGGACATTTTCTCCAAGGAAAAACGTAGCGAGATAATGAGCAGGATTAGAAGCAAGGACACTGCTCCTGAAAAAGCAGTTAGGTCTTTACTTCATTCTCTAGGGTATCGATTCCGACTTCATCAAAGAAATTTGCCAGGAATACCAGATTTAGTTTTTAGAAAGTACAAGCTGGCTGTGTTTGTTCATGGTTGTTTTTGGCACGGACACAAATGCAAAGCTGGTACGAAGCAAGTCAAGACCAATACGGAATACTGGACCAACAAAATCCGTTCCAACATTGAAAGAGACTCCAATAATATAGCACTTCTAAGTCAGTTGGGGTGGAAGGTTGTGGTTGTTTGGGAATGCTGTGTGCAAAAAGGAGCTATAGACGTCCGAAGGATGTTTATGAATTGCACGCAGTAG
- a CDS encoding replication protein, protein MFNYRRRKPSVNQKKEFDPNLMGKGYVRIPDLVMHLFMTKAISDPSKRVYMAILNETIRFNHLKRAVRNRDIVFLTGIDSRNVKKYLDELSSKRFIRLHDDEIEVVLDVRSWVLDEFTRELIGSRLGEGKQAVVTTPVEEVDDQPEDDLTEEELMERIASM, encoded by the coding sequence ATGTTCAACTATAGAAGAAGAAAACCAAGTGTAAACCAGAAGAAAGAGTTTGATCCAAATCTTATGGGCAAAGGATACGTTCGTATTCCAGACCTTGTGATGCATCTGTTTATGACCAAAGCTATAAGTGACCCCTCAAAAAGAGTCTACATGGCAATCCTGAATGAAACTATCAGATTCAACCACCTCAAGAGGGCTGTCAGGAACAGGGATATCGTTTTCCTAACAGGAATAGACAGTCGTAACGTCAAAAAATATCTGGATGAATTGAGTAGTAAAAGGTTCATCAGGCTTCATGATGATGAAATAGAAGTTGTTCTTGATGTTCGGTCGTGGGTGCTCGATGAATTTACGAGGGAACTCATTGGTTCGAGACTGGGTGAAGGCAAGCAAGCTGTAGTGACCACGCCTGTTGAAGAAGTTGACGACCAACCAGAAGATGATTTGACGGAAGAGGAGTTGATGGAGCGCATCGCATCGATGTGA
- a CDS encoding replication protein produces MFNYKRKKQSVNQKRDFDPNLMGKGYVRIPDLVMHLFMTKAISDPSKRVYMAILNETIRFNRLKRAVRNRDIVFLTGIDSRNVRKYLDELNSKGFIRLHDDEIEVVLDVRSWVLDEFTRELIGSRLGEGKQVVVTKPVEEVDDQSEDNMTDEQLLESIASM; encoded by the coding sequence ATGTTCAACTATAAAAGAAAAAAACAGAGTGTAAACCAGAAGAGAGATTTTGATCCAAATCTTATGGGCAAAGGATACGTTCGTATTCCAGACCTTGTGATGCATCTGTTTATGACCAAAGCTATAAGTGACCCCTCAAAAAGAGTCTACATGGCAATCCTGAATGAAACAATCAGGTTCAACCGCCTCAAAAGGGCTGTCAGGAACAGGGATATCGTGTTCCTTACAGGAATAGACAGTCGTAACGTCAGAAAATATCTGGATGAATTGAATAGTAAAGGGTTCATCAGGCTTCATGATGATGAAATAGAAGTTGTTCTTGATGTTCGGTCGTGGGTACTTGATGAATTTACGAGGGAACTCATTGGGTCGAGACTGGGTGAAGGCAAGCAAGTTGTTGTGACCAAGCCTGTTGAAGAAGTTGATGACCAGTCAGAAGATAATATGACGGATGAGCAGTTGTTGGAGAGCATCGCATCCATGTGA
- a CDS encoding site-specific integrase: MTTKTNVIEKLRHPYKITLYKNGTNANIYYYFTFKKKSYRGSTGTDSVDKAIDVVSEIYFGVKKGKDPKAQKGDSIKFDVAVAKFLEYKLTEGNIAPKTLKEYTRQAKYLVEKLGSKPIDSFTAKDFLEYEEWRVNYYKTHAAKKKQIYVRDGKKITGRTFDTVGNSEINRECTLIGSILRHAKRYMNALQGKDVPVFKNKKERIREDILTKDEYLALEDYWMKENPYYWQIISFVNNTGIRYPSELCRITWGDVDLLKSYVVIRDRKSKGKTPLHSSVPLVGRAREIIEQLGNRQDIPKSHNDFVFVNDNGVQIKNINKAFKKGLVACGIEKDISMYSLRHLFITRMMKRPDIPMQMIASTVGHVDTTMVERRYSHLRTADVVEAFKRSEENKQEFIAKMKRQIEELEQE; encoded by the coding sequence ATGACTACAAAAACCAACGTGATAGAAAAACTTCGGCATCCTTACAAAATTACGCTCTATAAGAACGGAACGAACGCAAATATCTATTATTACTTTACTTTCAAGAAAAAATCTTATCGAGGTTCGACTGGAACTGATTCAGTTGACAAAGCAATTGATGTAGTCTCTGAAATCTACTTTGGAGTAAAGAAAGGCAAAGATCCAAAAGCGCAAAAGGGTGACAGCATCAAGTTCGATGTCGCAGTGGCGAAGTTCTTGGAATACAAGTTGACGGAAGGTAACATCGCACCAAAGACTCTGAAGGAATATACAAGGCAGGCAAAGTATCTTGTTGAGAAACTTGGTAGCAAACCCATTGACTCCTTCACAGCGAAAGATTTTCTTGAGTATGAAGAGTGGCGGGTAAACTACTACAAGACACACGCCGCAAAGAAAAAGCAGATATACGTTAGAGACGGAAAGAAAATCACAGGCAGAACATTTGATACGGTAGGTAATTCAGAGATAAACAGAGAGTGTACCCTCATTGGTTCTATCTTACGACATGCCAAGAGATACATGAATGCTTTGCAGGGTAAAGACGTTCCCGTGTTCAAAAACAAGAAGGAAAGGATTCGTGAAGACATCCTAACAAAGGATGAATATCTCGCTCTTGAAGACTACTGGATGAAAGAGAACCCCTATTACTGGCAGATAATTTCTTTCGTCAATAATACTGGCATTAGATACCCGTCAGAACTGTGCAGGATAACTTGGGGTGATGTTGACTTGCTCAAATCGTATGTTGTCATCAGAGACAGAAAGAGCAAGGGGAAAACGCCGCTTCATTCGAGTGTTCCACTTGTCGGGAGAGCGCGAGAAATCATTGAACAACTTGGTAACAGGCAAGACATCCCGAAAAGTCATAACGACTTTGTATTTGTCAACGACAATGGCGTTCAGATCAAGAACATCAACAAAGCTTTCAAGAAAGGCTTAGTGGCGTGTGGCATTGAAAAAGACATTTCAATGTACTCACTACGGCATTTGTTCATCACTAGAATGATGAAGCGACCTGACATACCTATGCAGATGATTGCGAGTACGGTTGGTCATGTGGACACAACTATGGTTGAACGTCGGTACTCGCATCTACGCACAGCAGATGTTGTAGAAGCATTCAAACGGTCTGAGGAGAACAAGCAGGAGTTCATTGCAAAGATGAAGCGCCAGATTGAAGAGCTGGAACAGGAGTAA
- a CDS encoding site-specific integrase: MNVEPIRDINAVENIKKILNGNVRDRLLFVLGINNGLRIGDILKLKVSQLLGLKIGDTLPIVEEKTGKQNVLMVNKSVFKVFQEYLDAYKPNSDSYVFFSRKGGGHLTVEACNRMVKSWCRAVGLKGNYGTHTLRKTWGYIQHSRFGASSEIICRRFNHSSPRVTMRYLGITSADVETALLRDL, translated from the coding sequence ATGAACGTCGAGCCAATTAGAGACATCAACGCCGTTGAGAACATCAAGAAGATCCTTAACGGTAATGTCAGAGACAGACTTCTCTTCGTTCTAGGTATCAACAACGGTCTTCGGATCGGTGACATTCTCAAACTGAAGGTCTCACAGCTTCTAGGACTCAAGATTGGTGATACTCTTCCAATCGTCGAGGAGAAGACTGGGAAGCAGAACGTTCTTATGGTCAACAAGTCTGTCTTCAAGGTTTTCCAAGAGTACCTCGACGCATACAAGCCGAATTCTGACTCGTATGTGTTCTTCTCACGCAAGGGTGGGGGGCATCTGACTGTCGAGGCGTGCAATAGGATGGTGAAAAGCTGGTGCAGAGCGGTGGGCTTGAAAGGGAACTACGGGACTCATACGTTGAGAAAGACTTGGGGATATATTCAACACTCTCGGTTTGGTGCTTCAAGTGAAATTATCTGTCGCCGGTTTAACCACTCAAGCCCAAGGGTAACAATGCGTTATTTGGGAATTACATCGGCAGATGTGGAGACTGCTTTGCTGAGAGATTTGTGA
- a CDS encoding trypsin-like peptidase domain-containing protein has product MKTFIVTIITFISMNFVLPLSHAMEAKDIFKLASSSVVLIESYSEQGKQTGIGTGFVAGNGDKIVTNAHVVANSKYVKCKISSEEIITITKLTYINFDHDIAILKCSRSLEPLRITDSSVEVGENVFVIGNPLGLEKTLTTGIVSGKRLYKGYDFLQISAPISPGNSGGPVLDSNGKVIGISTFMLTEGQNLNFAIDAKAITKLIDIDTTMELAGISKTPQQASKQTLPQFKIPVAMDLVFGNFNLAYNASLWKKTDIWYNDSWVQMGKHNGYSVVYPVKSEKITEDGLEKIILFLKIAPYIDFDSGRGSQPYLGYIVFSCSDNKWLVDHYKFAIEKFGRYGSIPDPHAVKLGPNKTGFYLEEESGGQGQDAATAFLYALNAGSPTCVFKVNTKDGYEGIGGLINYNNETTWRFLDNTNEGYYNIETITRGTSLDKSKSKAVICNSKIMYTFNKDRYFRVMPDGNTIGNVQRLVESLLAVKDVNGVDAISSYYSDMVSFYGKQLGRDEILKQKKDYIKRWSQLNYKLLDLDVQQTNEADVKRVIGTVEFFAKNSMKEASGVTESIWTVRISGDSLVILSESSKVLQRY; this is encoded by the coding sequence GTGAAAACATTTATTGTAACAATCATCACTTTCATTAGCATGAATTTTGTATTGCCATTATCACATGCAATGGAAGCAAAAGACATTTTCAAGCTTGCTAGTTCATCTGTTGTCCTAATAGAGTCATACAGTGAACAAGGTAAACAAACTGGCATTGGGACAGGATTCGTTGCAGGCAATGGTGATAAAATTGTTACGAATGCACACGTTGTAGCAAATTCAAAGTATGTAAAATGTAAAATTTCTTCTGAAGAAATAATCACCATAACAAAGCTTACATACATAAACTTTGACCATGACATTGCCATACTAAAATGCTCAAGGTCGTTAGAACCACTTCGCATTACCGATTCTAGCGTCGAGGTCGGAGAGAATGTATTTGTAATTGGCAACCCACTCGGATTGGAAAAAACGCTTACGACTGGGATTGTGAGCGGTAAAAGACTATATAAGGGCTATGATTTTTTACAAATTTCAGCACCAATATCACCAGGAAACAGTGGTGGTCCGGTTTTAGATTCTAACGGAAAAGTAATTGGCATTTCAACATTCATGCTCACTGAGGGACAAAACTTAAACTTTGCGATTGATGCAAAAGCAATCACAAAACTTATTGACATTGACACTACAATGGAACTTGCAGGAATAAGCAAGACACCTCAACAAGCAAGCAAGCAAACTCTTCCACAATTCAAAATTCCAGTTGCTATGGACTTGGTATTTGGAAATTTTAATCTTGCATACAATGCTTCACTATGGAAAAAAACTGACATTTGGTACAATGATTCATGGGTGCAGATGGGTAAACATAATGGATATAGCGTTGTGTACCCAGTGAAAAGCGAAAAAATAACTGAAGATGGACTTGAAAAAATAATACTATTCTTAAAGATTGCTCCTTACATAGACTTTGACTCTGGAAGAGGATCTCAACCTTATCTTGGATATATTGTATTCTCTTGTTCTGATAATAAATGGCTCGTTGACCACTATAAGTTTGCAATTGAAAAATTCGGAAGATACGGCTCAATACCAGACCCTCATGCTGTAAAGCTTGGTCCTAATAAGACTGGATTTTACCTTGAAGAAGAGTCTGGTGGTCAAGGGCAGGATGCAGCAACAGCTTTTTTATATGCATTAAACGCTGGGAGTCCAACTTGTGTTTTCAAAGTTAATACGAAAGATGGTTACGAAGGGATTGGGGGGTTAATTAACTACAACAATGAAACGACGTGGAGATTTTTAGACAATACAAACGAAGGATATTACAACATTGAGACGATAACCAGGGGAACGTCACTCGACAAATCGAAATCTAAAGCAGTTATTTGTAATTCGAAAATTATGTACACCTTCAACAAAGATAGATACTTTAGAGTTATGCCTGATGGAAATACAATTGGTAATGTGCAGCGCCTCGTAGAGTCATTGTTAGCTGTCAAAGATGTTAATGGAGTCGATGCAATATCAAGCTATTACTCTGACATGGTTTCCTTTTACGGCAAACAACTTGGAAGAGATGAGATACTCAAACAAAAGAAGGACTATATCAAACGGTGGTCTCAATTAAATTACAAGCTTTTGGACTTGGACGTTCAACAAACAAATGAAGCGGATGTAAAGCGTGTAATCGGAACTGTTGAATTTTTTGCAAAGAATTCCATGAAAGAAGCATCTGGTGTCACTGAATCAATTTGGACTGTAAGAATATCTGGAGATTCACTTGTCATTTTAAGTGAAAGCTCAAAGGTACTGCAACGTTACTAA
- a CDS encoding radical SAM protein → MKTFKGTPRRIPRRIVGVVTRSPLPLLKRPSRILVSDDGHGFGYSGIVSTKGSLASLLSPSVCDLPYEDACYLNDGDIVSLDEEGNVSVLWEYNSSSNSLLVTEKCNCNCVMCPQPPKPDSALLDFINEAVINLLPLNYDKPVCLTGGEPTINKARFLGYLKAIKTKLPNVCLDVLTNGQTFSDFEFVQEIFDCAPKKTTFCISLHGDTSSTHNSITNTHDGFAKTIYGIQNLARVGLHIEIRFVITQSNFSRMFRLLILFRKISPLLYTLHIWVLRLLGLHRIILIQFGLIPLNIRMNY, encoded by the coding sequence ATGAAAACTTTCAAAGGAACTCCAAGGCGCATACCTCGTCGTATTGTAGGGGTTGTTACACGATCTCCATTGCCGTTACTTAAGCGTCCCTCACGGATATTAGTAAGTGATGATGGGCACGGCTTCGGCTACTCAGGGATAGTGTCTACTAAAGGTTCACTGGCGTCACTACTGTCTCCCTCAGTATGTGATCTGCCTTATGAAGATGCATGCTACCTTAACGATGGAGATATTGTCTCTCTTGACGAAGAAGGAAATGTCTCGGTCTTATGGGAGTATAACAGTTCTAGCAACTCTTTGCTGGTAACTGAAAAATGTAATTGTAACTGCGTTATGTGTCCGCAGCCGCCAAAGCCTGACTCTGCATTGCTTGATTTTATTAATGAAGCGGTTATTAATTTGCTTCCGCTTAATTATGACAAGCCGGTCTGTCTCACAGGAGGTGAGCCTACAATCAATAAAGCACGATTCTTAGGATACTTAAAAGCTATCAAAACTAAACTCCCAAACGTATGCTTAGATGTGCTTACTAACGGACAAACATTTTCTGATTTTGAATTCGTACAAGAAATTTTTGATTGTGCACCTAAAAAAACGACATTTTGCATATCATTGCATGGGGACACGTCTTCAACACATAATTCTATTACCAATACTCACGATGGTTTCGCGAAAACAATATACGGTATCCAAAACCTAGCAAGAGTTGGTCTTCATATTGAAATTCGTTTTGTGATTACTCAAAGTAATTTCTCAAGAATGTTCCGTTTGCTCATTTTGTTCAGAAAAATTTCCCCTTTGTTGTACACGTTGCATATATGGGTCTTGAGATTACTGGGTTTGCACAGGATCATTTTGATTCAGTTTGGATTGATCCCCTTGAATATAAGGATGAACTATTAA